In Procambarus clarkii isolate CNS0578487 chromosome 5, FALCON_Pclarkii_2.0, whole genome shotgun sequence, the following are encoded in one genomic region:
- the LOC123766921 gene encoding zinc finger protein 493-like: protein MCLQEMPEVLRQLMQLSEEDDLYTNCTVTKMKTHECPECGRAFATSGHVKTHMLVHTGEKPHECPVCGKRFRHIGTVKSHMLVHTDDKPHGCPVCGKRFRHVISLKNHITVHSDDRPHECPECGKTFSHIRGMKRHMQVHSDHKPFECAECGRKFRERGVMIKHISVHSGDRPHECPECGKRFSRLGTMKSHRMVHMGDKPQECPELANRFSLRDVKTERMVLKGDQPYECPDCGKRFSRFPNLRTHMVIHTSDRPYECPECGRGFSNPTTLKRHSVVHSGDRRYECTVCGKTFGRLDTMKSHRFVHSTDKPYECPDCGKRFMRPKNVNVHRKVHSDIKPYECPKCGKRYKYLRHLKKHVSLHSDVKPHIA, encoded by the coding sequence ATGTGTCTCCAGGAAATGCCCGAAGTCCTAAGACAACTAATGCAGTTATCGGAAGAAGATGACCTTTACACAAACTGCACAGTCACGAAGATGAAAACCCATGAATGTCCAGAATGTGGGAGAGCCTTTGCCACTTCAGGGCATGTGaaaactcacatgttagtgcacacGGGTGAAAAGCCCCACGAATGTCCtgtgtgtgggaaaagattccgtCATATTGGAACTGTGAAGTCTCACATGTTGGTGCATACGGATGACAAGCCTCATGGATGTCCtgtgtgtgggaaaagattccgtCATGTTATAAGCTTGAAGAATCACATAACAGTACATTCGGATGacagacctcatgagtgtccagagtgtgggaaaacatTTAGTCATATTAGAGGTATGAAGAGACACATGCAGGTGCATTCTGATCACAAGCCTTTTGAGTGCGCTGAATGTGGGAGAAAATTCAGAGAACGTGGAGTTATGATAAAACATATTTCAGTGCATTCGGGTGatagacctcatgagtgtccagagtgtgggaaaagatttagTCGTCTAGGCACTATGAAGTCCCACAGAATGGTGCATATGGGTGACAAGCCTCAGGAGTGTCCCGAGCTTGCGAATAGGTTCAGTCTTCGAGATGTGAAAACAGAGAGGATGGTGCTTAAGGGTGATCAGCCTTATGAGTGTCCAgattgtgggaaaagattcagtcgttTTCCAAATCTGAGGACTCACATGGTGATACATACGAGTGACAGGCCTTATGAATGCCCTGAATGTGGGAGAGGATTCAGTAATCCTACAACTCTTAAGAGGCACAGTgtcgtgcattcaggtgataggcGTTACGAGTGTACAGTGTGTGGCAAAACATTTGGCCGTCTTGACACAATGAAGTCACACAGGTTCGTACATTCTACTGATAAGCCTTATGAATGTCCTGATTGTGGAAAAAGGTTCATGCGTCCTAAAAATGTGAATGTACACAGGAAAGTGCATTCGGATATTAAGCCTTATGAATGTCCCAAATGTGGGAAACGATATAAGTATCTTAGACATTTGAAAAAGCATGTGTCATTGCATTCAGATGTTAAACCTCACATTGCCTAG